A window of the Chlamydiales bacterium STE3 genome harbors these coding sequences:
- a CDS encoding Manganese transport system ATP-binding protein MntB (Product derived from UniProtKB/Swiss-Prot:O34338;Gene name derived from UniProtKB/Swiss-Prot:O34338): protein MDPIALEVGQLTVNYDKTPVLWDVSLKIPAGNLVGIIGPNGAGKSTFIKTALGLTPFLSGRIEFFGKALQQCRSEIAYVPQRESVDWDFPITVKELVLMGRYGRLGLFHRPRKADYIAVDYYLELVGMSQYSDRQISQLSGGQQQRVFLARALIQEAKIYFLDEPFNGVDLATEKILVSVMKNLVSQGKTVFVVHHDLNTIDTIFDWLIILNLRLVAYGPLSQVFNAHNLTTAYGKSFALFDEVLKLSQEKTTGEI, encoded by the coding sequence ATGGATCCTATTGCTTTAGAAGTTGGCCAGCTCACAGTAAACTACGATAAAACCCCTGTTCTTTGGGACGTTTCCCTTAAAATTCCTGCTGGCAATCTTGTTGGGATCATTGGCCCCAATGGAGCAGGTAAAAGCACATTTATCAAAACAGCTCTTGGCTTGACCCCTTTTTTATCAGGAAGAATAGAGTTTTTTGGGAAAGCTCTTCAACAATGCCGTAGCGAGATCGCCTATGTTCCGCAAAGAGAATCGGTAGATTGGGATTTTCCTATTACCGTAAAAGAACTTGTTCTTATGGGAAGATATGGAAGGTTAGGCCTTTTTCATAGACCGCGCAAAGCCGATTATATTGCTGTAGATTATTACCTCGAACTCGTTGGGATGAGCCAATATAGTGACCGCCAAATTAGTCAGTTATCGGGAGGACAGCAGCAGAGAGTTTTTTTGGCAAGAGCCTTGATTCAAGAAGCTAAAATCTATTTTCTGGACGAGCCTTTTAACGGAGTGGACCTTGCAACGGAAAAAATCCTTGTCAGCGTGATGAAAAACTTAGTCAGCCAGGGTAAAACCGTCTTTGTGGTTCACCATGACCTTAATACAATTGATACGATTTTTGATTGGCTAATCATTTTGAATTTGCGACTTGTGGCTTATGGTCCTTTAAGCCAAGTCTTTAATGCACATAATTTAACAACAGCTTATGGGAAAAGCTTTGCGCTTTTCGATGAAGTTTTAAAGCTTTCGCAAGAAAAAACGACAGGCGAGATTTAG
- a CDS encoding hypothetical protein (Product derived from UniProtKB/Swiss-Prot:Q9Z8J4;Uncharacterized metal-binding lipoprotein CPn_0349/CP_0411/CPj0349/CpB0356) — MKKHLFLLFFLLTFTTCSSRGNDEVKNWMAPNGKLKVLATTAMISDLVNSVAKDHVDTLTLIKGELDPHSYQLVKGDDEKLIVADVIFANGLGLEHGASLQNHLQTSDKVVELGNLIFQNRPELTICASGQIDPHIWMDVSLWAQSVDYIVRVLSEKDPSNAQDYKVNGRILIQVMLAKHNEIRAILQEIPERKRYLVTSHDAFNYFTRAYLAEEGEVEHDLWQKRFAAPEGLAPDSQLNPYDIQLIIEHLKHHKVRVLFPESNVSQDSIRKIVAAGKEKGLDVTIASDYLYGDAMGKLGSDGDTYLKMIMHNAHVISRHLKKNP; from the coding sequence ATGAAAAAACATCTTTTTTTGCTTTTTTTCCTATTAACTTTTACTACTTGTTCTTCTCGAGGAAATGATGAGGTTAAAAATTGGATGGCCCCGAATGGTAAGTTAAAAGTTTTGGCTACAACCGCTATGATTAGTGATCTGGTAAATAGCGTTGCAAAGGATCATGTAGATACTCTAACGCTGATCAAAGGAGAGTTAGATCCGCATAGCTATCAACTGGTAAAAGGAGATGATGAGAAACTTATTGTGGCTGATGTTATCTTCGCAAATGGGCTAGGTCTTGAGCATGGAGCAAGTTTACAGAACCATTTGCAAACAAGTGATAAAGTCGTAGAGTTAGGAAATTTAATTTTTCAAAATAGGCCCGAACTGACGATTTGCGCAAGCGGCCAGATAGATCCTCACATTTGGATGGACGTTTCTCTTTGGGCCCAATCTGTAGATTATATTGTACGAGTGCTTAGTGAAAAAGACCCTTCTAATGCGCAAGATTATAAAGTTAATGGGCGAATTTTAATTCAAGTGATGCTTGCCAAGCACAATGAAATAAGGGCAATTTTACAGGAAATTCCTGAAAGAAAGCGGTATTTAGTGACAAGCCACGATGCTTTCAACTACTTCACAAGAGCCTACCTTGCTGAGGAGGGAGAAGTTGAGCATGATCTCTGGCAAAAGCGATTTGCTGCTCCGGAGGGATTAGCACCCGACAGTCAATTAAATCCCTACGATATCCAGTTGATTATTGAGCACTTAAAACATCACAAAGTGAGAGTATTATTTCCTGAGTCCAATGTGAGCCAAGATTCGATACGTAAAATTGTAGCTGCTGGTAAAGAGAAGGGGCTTGATGTCACAATAGCCTCAGATTATCTTTATGGGGATGCGATGGGTAAGTTGGGCTCGGATGGAGACACATATTTAAAGATGATCATGCATAATGCTCATGTCATTTCGCGACATTTGAAAAAGAATCCTTAA